CGCGGAGGGTCAATGGGTCGGACGAGCCGGGTGGGTTCCGGCCGGGTGGGCCCTGCATGACGTCCCGCGTGTGGGGGAGGCTGGCCGGGAGACGGTCGACCGCACTCGTGCAGACCGTCGACTGTATGCAGGCTGACCGCCGACCGTATGCAGGATGCCCGCCGACCGTATACACGAAGACCGCCGACCCGTATACGCGAGAACCCCGCCGACCACCGACCGTACGCACCAGGGAGCCCGCGCGATGCCCGACCGAGCCGATGACACCACCGCCACCGCCACCGTCACCGCCACCTCCGCCGCCCCCGCCTACACGGCGGGACTGCTCAACGCCGCGGACGGCGTGCCCGTCGCCACGTACACCTGGCTGCCTGCCGACGGCAGGCCCCGTGCGTACGTGCAGATCGCGCACGGAGCCGCCGAACACGCCCTCCGCTACGACCGCTTCGCCCGCCACCTGACCGAGCACGGCTACGGAGTGGTCGCCTCCGACCACCGCGGCCACGGCGCCACCGCGCAGGCCACCGGCGGCTACGGAGTGACCTCCGAGACGGCGGGCCCCGACGACGCCGACAGCTGGCGGGCGATCGTCGACGACTTGAAGGCCATCGGCGACCAGGTGCGCACGCTGTACCCCGGCGCCCCGTTCTTCCTCCTGGGGCACAGCCTCGGCTCGATGCTCGCGCGGGACTACGCCCAGGAGTACGCCGACGGACTGGCCGGAGTGATCCTCTCCGGTACGTTCCGCTCGCTGCCCGGCGCCGAGATCGAGGGTTCCATCGCCCGCCTGGAACGCGAGGTGGCGGACGGCGGCCGCGCCGCGCGGTCGTCGTACGTCTCCGAGCTCTTCGCCTCGTTCAACGACCCGTACGAGCACCGCACCGGCTTCGAGTGGCTCTCGCGGGACGAGTCCGAGGTCGACGCGTATGCCGCCGACGAACGCTGCGGATTCGCCTTCTCCGCGGGCCTCTCGCTGGACTGGGTGCGCGCCGTACGGAAGATCAACGATCCCCGCAACATCGCGCGCATCCCCGCCGATCTGCCGATCCACGTCGCCGTGGGCGAGCAGGACCCCTGCAACCAGCGCATGACCCTCGTGCACGAACTCCTGGAGGACTTCCGCTATGCGGGCGCGGAGGACCTCACCTGGAAGGGCTATCCGGACGCCCGCCACGAGATCCTCAACGAGACCAACCGCGACGAGGTCCAGGAGGACCTGACGGCGTGGCTGGACAAGCGGGTGCTCTGAGGCGCCGGAGTCGTCGACCGGTGGTTGTCAGTGGCGTTGGTTACGGTTCATCGCATGTCGAAGTCCAGATCCCGCGCCCGCGTCACCTCCGATGACGTGCGCCGCATCGCGCTCGCCCTGCCGGAGACGGTGGAGAAGGTCGCGTGGAGCATGCCCACGTTCCGGGTCGCCGGAAAGATGTTCGTGACGGTTCCCGACGACGAGACGTCCTTCGCCGTGCGCTGCCCGAAGGCCGAGCGCGACGAACTGGTCCTCGCCGAGCCGGACAAGTTCTGGGTCGCGGCTCACGAGGCGGGCTCGGCGTGGGTGCGGGTGCGTCTCGCGGCCCTGGACGCCGACGAACTCACGGACATCCTGGCCGACTCCTGGCGCCAGGCCGCGCCGCCCCGACTTCTGGAGGAGCACCCCGAGTTGGGCGTGGTGGCATGATCCCACCGTTGCCGTAGGGGAGGAGAGGGGTGGGGGACGTGCAGAAGGACTCGGGGGCGCATACGCGGGCACGAGGTAGGGGGGACGGCGGCATCTGGTCCCGCGACTTCGGGCTGTTCTTCGCGGCCCGTGCCGTGGCGAAGCTCGGCGACACGATGCTGCCGGTCGCGCTGGCCGCCGGTCTGCTGCGGCACGGACACGGCGCCGGAGCGGTCGGCCTCGCGATGGCCGCCACGACCGTGTGCTTCGCGGGCCTGGTGATCTTCGGCGGGGTCTTCGCGGACCGCTTCAGCACGCGGCTGCTGATGATCGGCGCGGATGTCGTCCGGCTCGGCACCCAGTCGCTCGCGGCGGTGTTCTTCTTCACCGGTCACGTCGTCCTCTGGCAGATCTGCGCGATCGGCGCGGTCAACGGCGCGGCGGCCGCACTCTTCCAGCCGGGCGTCGCCAGCACGGTCCCGCGCCTCGCCGCCGACGTGCAGAAGGCGAACGGCGCGATACGCGTGGCCGAGTCGACCGCTTCCCTCGCGGGCCCGGCCGCCGCAGGTGTCCTGGTCGGCCTCGCCTCGCCGGGCGCCGTCTTCGCCGCGCACGCGGCGACGTACGGACTCAGCGCCCTCTGCCTCCTCCTGCTGCGACTCCCACCGGCCCGTCCCGGATCGCGGCCCCACAGTGACGGCTTCCGTGCCGACCTCGTGCAGGGCTGGCGGGAGTTCAGGTCCCGC
The sequence above is a segment of the Streptomyces sp. Je 1-369 genome. Coding sequences within it:
- a CDS encoding MmcQ/YjbR family DNA-binding protein; translation: MSKSRSRARVTSDDVRRIALALPETVEKVAWSMPTFRVAGKMFVTVPDDETSFAVRCPKAERDELVLAEPDKFWVAAHEAGSAWVRVRLAALDADELTDILADSWRQAAPPRLLEEHPELGVVA
- a CDS encoding alpha/beta fold hydrolase produces the protein MPDRADDTTATATVTATSAAPAYTAGLLNAADGVPVATYTWLPADGRPRAYVQIAHGAAEHALRYDRFARHLTEHGYGVVASDHRGHGATAQATGGYGVTSETAGPDDADSWRAIVDDLKAIGDQVRTLYPGAPFFLLGHSLGSMLARDYAQEYADGLAGVILSGTFRSLPGAEIEGSIARLEREVADGGRAARSSYVSELFASFNDPYEHRTGFEWLSRDESEVDAYAADERCGFAFSAGLSLDWVRAVRKINDPRNIARIPADLPIHVAVGEQDPCNQRMTLVHELLEDFRYAGAEDLTWKGYPDARHEILNETNRDEVQEDLTAWLDKRVL
- a CDS encoding MFS transporter, producing the protein MQKDSGAHTRARGRGDGGIWSRDFGLFFAARAVAKLGDTMLPVALAAGLLRHGHGAGAVGLAMAATTVCFAGLVIFGGVFADRFSTRLLMIGADVVRLGTQSLAAVFFFTGHVVLWQICAIGAVNGAAAALFQPGVASTVPRLAADVQKANGAIRVAESTASLAGPAAAGVLVGLASPGAVFAAHAATYGLSALCLLLLRLPPARPGSRPHSDGFRADLVQGWREFRSRTWLWGVIAVFGVLMITTTGPTVPLVATLVVQEHGSGAYGLVNSALGAGTVLGGLLALRLRPRRMLRAGAIALVAYAAFPAAVGAQLSVPLMSAGAAVAGAGVSFWGVMWATSVQTQVPPDVLNRIHAYDVAGSLALLPVGQALAGPAAAAFGAEAVLLTGGAMTVGVCIALLVIPAISGLVRADGPTLSGPALSSSSSSPSPSPSLSRQRRARAGQGRGR